A genomic window from Lycium barbarum isolate Lr01 chromosome 4, ASM1917538v2, whole genome shotgun sequence includes:
- the LOC132636404 gene encoding probable LRR receptor-like serine/threonine-protein kinase At1g53430 isoform X3, which produces MDSCIRFCVVFLFISLFSPLGSVAQLLPEEEVNVLKTISSKLQNKHWNGINSASCRERKGFNMTDPISNKIVSNVTCDCSFNSSSICHVVTIQLKGLNMTGILPPEFSELTHLRELDLSRNFLNGSIPSSYGKLRVTILSLLGNRISGPIPNELGDIETLEELNLENNLLEGPLPTNLGSLSRLRIMMLSANFLNGTIPENFSNLKNMTDFRIDGNRISGKIPDFIGNWTNMNRLDIQGTLMEGPIPPTISQWENMTELRISDLRGKQIRFPNLEGLTKLKRLILRNCSIFGPIPNSVGNMTFLKLLDLSNNMLNGAIPNTFEQLDVDNMFLGDNTLSGPIPNWIFSSRDNIDSWCSKKDLACPTEVKYHSLFINCGGTRTKVDGNDYEEDLAISGPSYFFSSSDKWAFSSSGVYVGREETSYITTNTSPLDVSVPNFYKTARVAPNSLKYYGLCLRRGSYRVRLHFAEIMYSNDSTYSSLGRRIFDVAIQGNVVLPDFNIMKEAKGVGKGITLDFKNISVNNSTLEIHLYWTGKGTNAIPDRGVYGPLISAITVTPNYKIDTGKGLPIGAVIGIVLGSIVVLLIVIFALWKKGIFGGKDNKEELELRALDLQTGHFRLRQIKAATGNFDPANKIGEGGFGPVYKGTLSDGTIIAVKQLSSKSKQGNREFVNEIGMISALQHPHLVKLYGCCIEGNQLLVIYEYMENNCLARALFGRDDQRLNLDWATRKRICSGIAKGLAYLHEESRLKIVHRDIKCTNVLLDKDLNAKISDFGLAKLDEEENTHISTRIAGTVGYMAPEYAMRGYLTDKADVYSFGVVALEIVSGKSNTNYRPKEEFVYLLDWAYVLQEQGNLLELVDPRLGTSYSKKEAMRMINLALLCTNPSPTLRPSMSSVVSMLEGKLPVQAPLVKRSTSDDEMRFKSFEKLSHDSQTQVSTYSQDSQVQSMNAPWSDSSVPSKDEENGTSTSRLLPDLYNVNLD; this is translated from the exons ATGGATAGTTGTATCAGATTTTGTGTTGTATTTCTCTTTATATCTTTGTTCTCACCCTTGGGATCTGTTGCTCAACTTTTGCCTGAAGAAGAAG TAAATGTTCTGAAAACAATATCATCGAAACTTCAGAACAAACATTGGAATGGCATCAACAGTGCTTCTTGCAGGGAGAGGAAAGGTTTCAACATGACAGATCCTATTTCTAATAAAATTGTCAGCAATGTAACATGTGACTGCTCATTCAATAGCAGCTCAATTTGCCATGTTGTTACAAT CCAATTGAAGGGTCTTAATATGACAGGAATTCTGCCTCCAGAATTTTCGGAGCTTACTCATCTGCGAGAATT AGATCTGTCTCGCAATTTCTTAAATGGATCGATTCCCTCAAGCTATGGCAAGCTTCGCGTCACTATTCT GTCACTCTTGGGTAACCGTATCAGTGGGCCGATTCCCAACGAATTAGGTGACATTGAAACACTGGAAGAACT aaatttggaaaataatctaCTTGAAGGACCTCTTCCTACAAACCTTGGTAGTTTGAGCCGCCTGAGAATAAT GATGCTTTCTGCCAATTTTCTCAATGGAACTATACCTGAGAACTTCAGCAATCTTAAGAACATGACGGACTT TAGGATAGACGGGAATAGGATATCTGGAAAAATACCAGATTTTATTGGCAATTGGACCAACATGAATAGATT AGACATTCAAGGAACGTTAATGGAGGGACCTATTCCTCCTACAATATCCCAGTGGGAAAACATGACTGAGTT GAGAATATCTGATTTGAGAGGAAAACAAATTCGATTCCCAAATCTTGAAGGCCTTACGAAGCTGAAAAGGCT GATTTTGCGAAATTGCTCAATTTTTGGTCCAATTCCTAATTCCGTAGGCAACATGACGTTTTTGAAACTTTT GGACCTGAGCAACAACATGCTGAATGGTGCAATCCCAAATACATTTGAGCAGTTGGATGTTGATAATAT GTTTCTTGGTGACAACACATTAAGCGGACCAATTCCCAACTGGATATTCAGCAGCCGTGATAACAT CGATTCCTGGTGTTCCAAGAAAGACCTCGCTTGTCCCACAGAAGTGAAAT ATCATTCGCTATTCATAAACTGTGGAGGAACTAGAACTAAAGTTGACGGAAATGATTATGAGGAGGACTTGGCCATTAGCGGTCCATCATATTTTTTCTCATCCTCGGATAAATGGGCTTTCAGCAGTTCAGGAGTGTACGTAGGTCGTGAAGAAACCAGCTATATTACAACAAATACATCTCCGCTGGACGTGTCTGTTCCTAATTTTTACAAGACAGCACGCGTTGCCCCTAATTCTCTCAAATATTATGGGCTTTGCCTACGACGAGGTAGCTATCGAGTGCGCCTTCACTTTGCTGAAATAATGTATTCTAATGACTCAACATATAGCAGCCTTGGAAGGCGGATATTTGATGTAGCAATACAA GGAAATGTAGTTTTGCCGGACTTCAACATCATGAAGGAAGCTAAGGGTGTTGGAAAAGGCATTACTCTGGACTTCAAAAATATTTCTGTTAATAATAGCACTCTGGAGATTCACTTGTATTGGACTGGGAAGGGGACTAACGCCATTCCAGACAGAGGTGTATATGGACCACTGATTTCAGCTATCACAGTGACTCCAA ATTATAAGATTGATACAGGCAAGGGGTTACCTATCGGAGCTGTTATTGGCATTGTACTTGGTTCAATTGTGGTGCTTCTGATAGTTATATTTGCTCTGTGGAAGAAAGGCATTTTTGGAGGGAAAGATAATAAAGAAGAATTAG AACTCAGAGCCCTGGATTTACAAACAGGTCATTTTAGACTTAGACAAATTAAAGCTGCTACAGGTAACTTTGATCCTGCCAACAAAATTGGTGAAGGAGGGTTTGGACCAGTTTACAAG GGTACACTCTCCGATGGTACAATCATAGCTGTTAAGCAGCTCTCTTCCAAGTCGAAGCAAGGAAATCGTGAATTTGTCAATGAGATAGGCATGATTTCAGCTCTACAACACCCACACCTAGTGAAGCTTTACGGTTGTTGTATAGAGGGGAATCAGTTATTGGTGATATATGAATACATGGAAAATAACTGTCTTGCTCGAGCTCTCTTTG GCCGTGACGACCAGAGGTTGAATCTAGACTGGGCAACCAGAAAAAGGATATGCTCAGGAATAGCAAAAGGGTTAGCTTACCTTCATGAAGAATCAAGGTTGAAAATCGTCCACAGAGATATTAAGTGTACCAATGTGCTTCTTGATAAGGATCTGAATGCTAAGATTTCAGATTTTGGATTGGCTAAATTAGATGAAGAAGAGAACACTCATATTAGCACCCGAATTGCTGGAACAGT AGGTTATATGGCTCCTGAGTATGCAATGAGAGGCTACTTGACAGACAAAGCTGATGTTTATAGCTTTGGAGTGGTTGCATTGGAGATTGTCAGCGGGAAAAGCAACACAAACTATAGGCCAAAAGAGGAATTTGTTTACCTTCTTGACTGG GCTTACGTCCTACAAGAACAGGGAAATCTCTTAGAGCTAGTGGATCCGCGTCTCGGTACAAGTTACTCCAAAAAAGAGGCAATGCGGATGATAAATCTGGCTCTGTTGTGCACAAATCCCTCTCCCACTCTCAGGCCATCCATGTCTTCTGTCGTGAGTATGCTTGAAGGAAAGCTTCCGGTGCAAGCACCGCTAGTCAAGCGCAGCACATCAGATGACGAAATGAGATTTAAATCCTTTGAGAAACTATCACATGACAGTCAAACGCAGGTTTCGACTTACTCTCAGGACAGTCAAGTGCAAAGTATGAATGCACCTTGGAGCGATTCGTCGGTCCCCAGTAAAGATGAAGAAAATGGTACTTCCACAAGCAGGCTTCTCCCAGATCTTTATAACGTAAACCTAGATTGA
- the LOC132636404 gene encoding probable LRR receptor-like serine/threonine-protein kinase At1g53430 isoform X2 has protein sequence MDSCIRFCVVFLFISLFSPLGSVAQLLPEEEVNVLKTISSKLQNKHWNGINSASCRERKGFNMTDPISNKIVSNVTCDCSFNSSSICHVVTIQLKGLNMTGILPPEFSELTHLRELDLSRNFLNGSIPSSYGKLRVTILSLLGNRISGPIPNELGDIETLEELNLENNLLEGPLPTNLGSLSRLRIMMLSANFLNGTIPENFSNLKNMTDFRIDGNRISGKIPDFIGNWTNMNRLDIQGTLMEGPIPPTISQWENMTELRISDLRGKQIRFPNLEGLTKLKRLILRNCSIFGPIPNSVGNMTFLKLLDLSNNMLNGAIPNTFEQLDVDNMFLGDNTLSGPIPNWIFSSRDNIDISYNNFTQTSARGCQSSTLNLISSYSTTSSSNDSWCSKKDLACPTEVKYHSLFINCGGTRTKVDGNDYEEDLAISGPSYFFSSSDKWAFSSSGVYVGREETSYITTNTSPLDVSVPNFYKTARVAPNSLKYYGLCLRRGSYRVRLHFAEIMYSNDSTYSSLGRRIFDVAIQGNVVLPDFNIMKEAKGVGKGITLDFKNISVNNSTLEIHLYWTGKGTNAIPDRGVYGPLISAITVTPNYKIDTGKGLPIGAVIGIVLGSIVVLLIVIFALWKKGIFGGKDNKEELELRALDLQTGHFRLRQIKAATGNFDPANKIGEGGFGPVYKGTLSDGTIIAVKQLSSKSKQGNREFVNEIGMISALQHPHLVKLYGCCIEGNQLLVIYEYMENNCLARALFGRDDQRLNLDWATRKRICSGIAKGLAYLHEESRLKIVHRDIKCTNVLLDKDLNAKISDFGLAKLDEEENTHISTRIAGTVGYMAPEYAMRGYLTDKADVYSFGVVALEIVSGKSNTNYRPKEEFVYLLDWAYVLQEQGNLLELVDPRLGTSYSKKEAMRMINLALLCTNPSPTLRPSMSSVVSMLEGKLPVQAPLVKRSTSDDEMRFKSFEKLSHDSQTQVSTYSQDSQVQSMNAPWSDSSVPSKDEENGTSTSRLLPDLYNVNLD, from the exons ATGGATAGTTGTATCAGATTTTGTGTTGTATTTCTCTTTATATCTTTGTTCTCACCCTTGGGATCTGTTGCTCAACTTTTGCCTGAAGAAGAAG TAAATGTTCTGAAAACAATATCATCGAAACTTCAGAACAAACATTGGAATGGCATCAACAGTGCTTCTTGCAGGGAGAGGAAAGGTTTCAACATGACAGATCCTATTTCTAATAAAATTGTCAGCAATGTAACATGTGACTGCTCATTCAATAGCAGCTCAATTTGCCATGTTGTTACAAT CCAATTGAAGGGTCTTAATATGACAGGAATTCTGCCTCCAGAATTTTCGGAGCTTACTCATCTGCGAGAATT AGATCTGTCTCGCAATTTCTTAAATGGATCGATTCCCTCAAGCTATGGCAAGCTTCGCGTCACTATTCT GTCACTCTTGGGTAACCGTATCAGTGGGCCGATTCCCAACGAATTAGGTGACATTGAAACACTGGAAGAACT aaatttggaaaataatctaCTTGAAGGACCTCTTCCTACAAACCTTGGTAGTTTGAGCCGCCTGAGAATAAT GATGCTTTCTGCCAATTTTCTCAATGGAACTATACCTGAGAACTTCAGCAATCTTAAGAACATGACGGACTT TAGGATAGACGGGAATAGGATATCTGGAAAAATACCAGATTTTATTGGCAATTGGACCAACATGAATAGATT AGACATTCAAGGAACGTTAATGGAGGGACCTATTCCTCCTACAATATCCCAGTGGGAAAACATGACTGAGTT GAGAATATCTGATTTGAGAGGAAAACAAATTCGATTCCCAAATCTTGAAGGCCTTACGAAGCTGAAAAGGCT GATTTTGCGAAATTGCTCAATTTTTGGTCCAATTCCTAATTCCGTAGGCAACATGACGTTTTTGAAACTTTT GGACCTGAGCAACAACATGCTGAATGGTGCAATCCCAAATACATTTGAGCAGTTGGATGTTGATAATAT GTTTCTTGGTGACAACACATTAAGCGGACCAATTCCCAACTGGATATTCAGCAGCCGTGATAACAT TGATATATCATACAACAATTTCACACAAACATCTGCTCGAGGATGCCAGTCCTCAACCTT aaACTTGATCTCCAGCTATTCAACAACAAGCAGCAGCAA CGATTCCTGGTGTTCCAAGAAAGACCTCGCTTGTCCCACAGAAGTGAAAT ATCATTCGCTATTCATAAACTGTGGAGGAACTAGAACTAAAGTTGACGGAAATGATTATGAGGAGGACTTGGCCATTAGCGGTCCATCATATTTTTTCTCATCCTCGGATAAATGGGCTTTCAGCAGTTCAGGAGTGTACGTAGGTCGTGAAGAAACCAGCTATATTACAACAAATACATCTCCGCTGGACGTGTCTGTTCCTAATTTTTACAAGACAGCACGCGTTGCCCCTAATTCTCTCAAATATTATGGGCTTTGCCTACGACGAGGTAGCTATCGAGTGCGCCTTCACTTTGCTGAAATAATGTATTCTAATGACTCAACATATAGCAGCCTTGGAAGGCGGATATTTGATGTAGCAATACAA GGAAATGTAGTTTTGCCGGACTTCAACATCATGAAGGAAGCTAAGGGTGTTGGAAAAGGCATTACTCTGGACTTCAAAAATATTTCTGTTAATAATAGCACTCTGGAGATTCACTTGTATTGGACTGGGAAGGGGACTAACGCCATTCCAGACAGAGGTGTATATGGACCACTGATTTCAGCTATCACAGTGACTCCAA ATTATAAGATTGATACAGGCAAGGGGTTACCTATCGGAGCTGTTATTGGCATTGTACTTGGTTCAATTGTGGTGCTTCTGATAGTTATATTTGCTCTGTGGAAGAAAGGCATTTTTGGAGGGAAAGATAATAAAGAAGAATTAG AACTCAGAGCCCTGGATTTACAAACAGGTCATTTTAGACTTAGACAAATTAAAGCTGCTACAGGTAACTTTGATCCTGCCAACAAAATTGGTGAAGGAGGGTTTGGACCAGTTTACAAG GGTACACTCTCCGATGGTACAATCATAGCTGTTAAGCAGCTCTCTTCCAAGTCGAAGCAAGGAAATCGTGAATTTGTCAATGAGATAGGCATGATTTCAGCTCTACAACACCCACACCTAGTGAAGCTTTACGGTTGTTGTATAGAGGGGAATCAGTTATTGGTGATATATGAATACATGGAAAATAACTGTCTTGCTCGAGCTCTCTTTG GCCGTGACGACCAGAGGTTGAATCTAGACTGGGCAACCAGAAAAAGGATATGCTCAGGAATAGCAAAAGGGTTAGCTTACCTTCATGAAGAATCAAGGTTGAAAATCGTCCACAGAGATATTAAGTGTACCAATGTGCTTCTTGATAAGGATCTGAATGCTAAGATTTCAGATTTTGGATTGGCTAAATTAGATGAAGAAGAGAACACTCATATTAGCACCCGAATTGCTGGAACAGT AGGTTATATGGCTCCTGAGTATGCAATGAGAGGCTACTTGACAGACAAAGCTGATGTTTATAGCTTTGGAGTGGTTGCATTGGAGATTGTCAGCGGGAAAAGCAACACAAACTATAGGCCAAAAGAGGAATTTGTTTACCTTCTTGACTGG GCTTACGTCCTACAAGAACAGGGAAATCTCTTAGAGCTAGTGGATCCGCGTCTCGGTACAAGTTACTCCAAAAAAGAGGCAATGCGGATGATAAATCTGGCTCTGTTGTGCACAAATCCCTCTCCCACTCTCAGGCCATCCATGTCTTCTGTCGTGAGTATGCTTGAAGGAAAGCTTCCGGTGCAAGCACCGCTAGTCAAGCGCAGCACATCAGATGACGAAATGAGATTTAAATCCTTTGAGAAACTATCACATGACAGTCAAACGCAGGTTTCGACTTACTCTCAGGACAGTCAAGTGCAAAGTATGAATGCACCTTGGAGCGATTCGTCGGTCCCCAGTAAAGATGAAGAAAATGGTACTTCCACAAGCAGGCTTCTCCCAGATCTTTATAACGTAAACCTAGATTGA
- the LOC132636404 gene encoding probable LRR receptor-like serine/threonine-protein kinase At1g53430 isoform X1, with protein sequence MDSCIRFCVVFLFISLFSPLGSVAQLLPEEEVNVLKTISSKLQNKHWNGINSASCRERKGFNMTDPISNKIVSNVTCDCSFNSSSICHVVTIQLKGLNMTGILPPEFSELTHLRELDLSRNFLNGSIPSSYGKLRVTILSLLGNRISGPIPNELGDIETLEELNLENNLLEGPLPTNLGSLSRLRIMMLSANFLNGTIPENFSNLKNMTDFRIDGNRISGKIPDFIGNWTNMNRLDIQGTLMEGPIPPTISQWENMTELRISDLRGKQIRFPNLEGLTKLKRLILRNCSIFGPIPNSVGNMTFLKLLDLSNNMLNGAIPNTFEQLDVDNMFLGDNTLSGPIPNWIFSSRDNIDISYNNFTQTSARGCQSSTLNLISSYSTTSSSKFDSWCSKKDLACPTEVKYHSLFINCGGTRTKVDGNDYEEDLAISGPSYFFSSSDKWAFSSSGVYVGREETSYITTNTSPLDVSVPNFYKTARVAPNSLKYYGLCLRRGSYRVRLHFAEIMYSNDSTYSSLGRRIFDVAIQGNVVLPDFNIMKEAKGVGKGITLDFKNISVNNSTLEIHLYWTGKGTNAIPDRGVYGPLISAITVTPNYKIDTGKGLPIGAVIGIVLGSIVVLLIVIFALWKKGIFGGKDNKEELELRALDLQTGHFRLRQIKAATGNFDPANKIGEGGFGPVYKGTLSDGTIIAVKQLSSKSKQGNREFVNEIGMISALQHPHLVKLYGCCIEGNQLLVIYEYMENNCLARALFGRDDQRLNLDWATRKRICSGIAKGLAYLHEESRLKIVHRDIKCTNVLLDKDLNAKISDFGLAKLDEEENTHISTRIAGTVGYMAPEYAMRGYLTDKADVYSFGVVALEIVSGKSNTNYRPKEEFVYLLDWAYVLQEQGNLLELVDPRLGTSYSKKEAMRMINLALLCTNPSPTLRPSMSSVVSMLEGKLPVQAPLVKRSTSDDEMRFKSFEKLSHDSQTQVSTYSQDSQVQSMNAPWSDSSVPSKDEENGTSTSRLLPDLYNVNLD encoded by the exons ATGGATAGTTGTATCAGATTTTGTGTTGTATTTCTCTTTATATCTTTGTTCTCACCCTTGGGATCTGTTGCTCAACTTTTGCCTGAAGAAGAAG TAAATGTTCTGAAAACAATATCATCGAAACTTCAGAACAAACATTGGAATGGCATCAACAGTGCTTCTTGCAGGGAGAGGAAAGGTTTCAACATGACAGATCCTATTTCTAATAAAATTGTCAGCAATGTAACATGTGACTGCTCATTCAATAGCAGCTCAATTTGCCATGTTGTTACAAT CCAATTGAAGGGTCTTAATATGACAGGAATTCTGCCTCCAGAATTTTCGGAGCTTACTCATCTGCGAGAATT AGATCTGTCTCGCAATTTCTTAAATGGATCGATTCCCTCAAGCTATGGCAAGCTTCGCGTCACTATTCT GTCACTCTTGGGTAACCGTATCAGTGGGCCGATTCCCAACGAATTAGGTGACATTGAAACACTGGAAGAACT aaatttggaaaataatctaCTTGAAGGACCTCTTCCTACAAACCTTGGTAGTTTGAGCCGCCTGAGAATAAT GATGCTTTCTGCCAATTTTCTCAATGGAACTATACCTGAGAACTTCAGCAATCTTAAGAACATGACGGACTT TAGGATAGACGGGAATAGGATATCTGGAAAAATACCAGATTTTATTGGCAATTGGACCAACATGAATAGATT AGACATTCAAGGAACGTTAATGGAGGGACCTATTCCTCCTACAATATCCCAGTGGGAAAACATGACTGAGTT GAGAATATCTGATTTGAGAGGAAAACAAATTCGATTCCCAAATCTTGAAGGCCTTACGAAGCTGAAAAGGCT GATTTTGCGAAATTGCTCAATTTTTGGTCCAATTCCTAATTCCGTAGGCAACATGACGTTTTTGAAACTTTT GGACCTGAGCAACAACATGCTGAATGGTGCAATCCCAAATACATTTGAGCAGTTGGATGTTGATAATAT GTTTCTTGGTGACAACACATTAAGCGGACCAATTCCCAACTGGATATTCAGCAGCCGTGATAACAT TGATATATCATACAACAATTTCACACAAACATCTGCTCGAGGATGCCAGTCCTCAACCTT aaACTTGATCTCCAGCTATTCAACAACAAGCAGCAGCAAGTT CGATTCCTGGTGTTCCAAGAAAGACCTCGCTTGTCCCACAGAAGTGAAAT ATCATTCGCTATTCATAAACTGTGGAGGAACTAGAACTAAAGTTGACGGAAATGATTATGAGGAGGACTTGGCCATTAGCGGTCCATCATATTTTTTCTCATCCTCGGATAAATGGGCTTTCAGCAGTTCAGGAGTGTACGTAGGTCGTGAAGAAACCAGCTATATTACAACAAATACATCTCCGCTGGACGTGTCTGTTCCTAATTTTTACAAGACAGCACGCGTTGCCCCTAATTCTCTCAAATATTATGGGCTTTGCCTACGACGAGGTAGCTATCGAGTGCGCCTTCACTTTGCTGAAATAATGTATTCTAATGACTCAACATATAGCAGCCTTGGAAGGCGGATATTTGATGTAGCAATACAA GGAAATGTAGTTTTGCCGGACTTCAACATCATGAAGGAAGCTAAGGGTGTTGGAAAAGGCATTACTCTGGACTTCAAAAATATTTCTGTTAATAATAGCACTCTGGAGATTCACTTGTATTGGACTGGGAAGGGGACTAACGCCATTCCAGACAGAGGTGTATATGGACCACTGATTTCAGCTATCACAGTGACTCCAA ATTATAAGATTGATACAGGCAAGGGGTTACCTATCGGAGCTGTTATTGGCATTGTACTTGGTTCAATTGTGGTGCTTCTGATAGTTATATTTGCTCTGTGGAAGAAAGGCATTTTTGGAGGGAAAGATAATAAAGAAGAATTAG AACTCAGAGCCCTGGATTTACAAACAGGTCATTTTAGACTTAGACAAATTAAAGCTGCTACAGGTAACTTTGATCCTGCCAACAAAATTGGTGAAGGAGGGTTTGGACCAGTTTACAAG GGTACACTCTCCGATGGTACAATCATAGCTGTTAAGCAGCTCTCTTCCAAGTCGAAGCAAGGAAATCGTGAATTTGTCAATGAGATAGGCATGATTTCAGCTCTACAACACCCACACCTAGTGAAGCTTTACGGTTGTTGTATAGAGGGGAATCAGTTATTGGTGATATATGAATACATGGAAAATAACTGTCTTGCTCGAGCTCTCTTTG GCCGTGACGACCAGAGGTTGAATCTAGACTGGGCAACCAGAAAAAGGATATGCTCAGGAATAGCAAAAGGGTTAGCTTACCTTCATGAAGAATCAAGGTTGAAAATCGTCCACAGAGATATTAAGTGTACCAATGTGCTTCTTGATAAGGATCTGAATGCTAAGATTTCAGATTTTGGATTGGCTAAATTAGATGAAGAAGAGAACACTCATATTAGCACCCGAATTGCTGGAACAGT AGGTTATATGGCTCCTGAGTATGCAATGAGAGGCTACTTGACAGACAAAGCTGATGTTTATAGCTTTGGAGTGGTTGCATTGGAGATTGTCAGCGGGAAAAGCAACACAAACTATAGGCCAAAAGAGGAATTTGTTTACCTTCTTGACTGG GCTTACGTCCTACAAGAACAGGGAAATCTCTTAGAGCTAGTGGATCCGCGTCTCGGTACAAGTTACTCCAAAAAAGAGGCAATGCGGATGATAAATCTGGCTCTGTTGTGCACAAATCCCTCTCCCACTCTCAGGCCATCCATGTCTTCTGTCGTGAGTATGCTTGAAGGAAAGCTTCCGGTGCAAGCACCGCTAGTCAAGCGCAGCACATCAGATGACGAAATGAGATTTAAATCCTTTGAGAAACTATCACATGACAGTCAAACGCAGGTTTCGACTTACTCTCAGGACAGTCAAGTGCAAAGTATGAATGCACCTTGGAGCGATTCGTCGGTCCCCAGTAAAGATGAAGAAAATGGTACTTCCACAAGCAGGCTTCTCCCAGATCTTTATAACGTAAACCTAGATTGA